In Streptomyces nojiriensis, one genomic interval encodes:
- a CDS encoding TetR/AcrR family transcriptional regulator, with protein MTPGVRRYDPDRRQRIIDAALRVVGERGIAGLTHRSAAAEADVPLGSTTYHFKTLDDLLVAALRQANEGFAQAVARSAALADPDADLAGALAGLLGEFLAGDRGRVELEYELYLAALRRPALRPVAAQWCEAVSAALMPRTDPVTARALVAAMDGIGLQVLLTDAAYDEEYAREVLRRVLRPS; from the coding sequence ATGACCCCCGGTGTGCGGCGCTACGACCCGGACCGGCGGCAGCGGATCATCGACGCGGCGCTGCGGGTGGTGGGCGAGCGGGGCATCGCGGGGCTGACCCACCGCAGCGCCGCCGCGGAGGCCGACGTACCGCTCGGGTCGACGACGTACCACTTCAAGACGCTGGACGACCTGCTGGTCGCCGCCCTGCGCCAGGCCAACGAGGGCTTCGCGCAGGCGGTGGCCCGCTCGGCCGCACTGGCCGACCCGGACGCGGACCTCGCCGGGGCCCTGGCCGGCCTGCTCGGGGAGTTCCTGGCGGGGGACCGGGGCCGGGTCGAGCTGGAGTACGAGCTCTACCTCGCGGCCCTGCGCCGCCCGGCGCTGAGGCCGGTGGCGGCGCAGTGGTGCGAGGCGGTGTCGGCGGCGCTGATGCCGCGGACCGACCCGGTGACCGCACGGGCGCTGGTGGCGGCCATGGACGGGATCGGCCTGCAGGTCCTGCTGACGGACGCCGCGTACGACGAGGAGTACGCCCGAGAGGTCCTGCGGCGGGTGCTGCGGCCGTCGTAG
- a CDS encoding DMT family transporter, giving the protein MPYVMLAAAIAAEVAGTTAMKYSDGFTKLWPSLGTLLGYVIAFTLLAQTLKSMSVGTAYAIWAGVGTAAIAAIGMVFLGEAATAAKIAGIALVIGGVVLLNLGGAH; this is encoded by the coding sequence ATGCCCTACGTCATGCTTGCCGCGGCCATCGCCGCCGAGGTCGCCGGAACCACCGCCATGAAGTACAGCGACGGCTTCACGAAGCTGTGGCCTTCGCTGGGCACCCTGCTGGGCTACGTCATCGCCTTCACCCTGCTCGCGCAGACGCTGAAGTCGATGTCGGTCGGCACGGCGTACGCGATATGGGCCGGCGTCGGCACCGCCGCGATCGCCGCCATAGGCATGGTGTTCCTGGGGGAGGCGGCCACCGCCGCCAAGATCGCCGGGATCGCCCTGGTGATCGGCGGCGTGGTCCTGCTGAATCTCGGCGGGGCCCACTGA
- a CDS encoding metal-sulfur cluster assembly factor, with protein sequence MTENATPEASIKPATEEEVREALYDVVDPELGIDVVNLGLIYGIHIDDANIATLDMTLTSAACPLTDVIEDQAKSATDGIVSELRINWVWMPPWGPDKITDDGREQLRALGFNV encoded by the coding sequence ATGACCGAGAACGCGACGCCCGAGGCGTCGATCAAGCCGGCCACCGAGGAGGAGGTCCGCGAGGCCCTCTACGACGTGGTCGACCCCGAGCTGGGCATCGACGTCGTCAACCTGGGCCTGATCTACGGCATCCACATCGACGACGCGAACATCGCCACCCTCGACATGACGCTGACCTCGGCGGCCTGCCCGCTGACGGACGTCATCGAGGACCAGGCGAAGTCGGCGACGGACGGCATCGTCAGCGAACTCCGGATCAACTGGGTCTGGATGCCGCCGTGGGGCCCGGACAAGATCACGGACGACGGCCGCGAGCAGCTCCGCGCGCTCGGCTTCAACGTCTGA
- the sufU gene encoding Fe-S cluster assembly sulfur transfer protein SufU has product MKLDSMYQELILDHYKHPHGRGLRDGDAEVHHVNPTCGDEITLRVKYDGETLTDVSYEGQGCSISQASASVLNELLVGKELAEAQKIQAVFLEMMQSKGKIEPDEAMEEVLEDAVAFVGVSKYPARVKCALLSWMAWKDATAQALGGAERKTA; this is encoded by the coding sequence GTGAAGCTGGATTCGATGTACCAGGAACTGATCCTGGACCACTACAAGCACCCGCACGGGCGTGGCCTGCGCGACGGCGACGCCGAGGTGCACCACGTCAATCCGACGTGCGGTGACGAGATCACGCTGCGCGTGAAGTACGACGGCGAGACGCTGACCGACGTCTCCTACGAGGGCCAGGGCTGCTCCATCAGCCAGGCCAGCGCGTCCGTGCTGAACGAGCTGCTCGTGGGCAAGGAACTGGCCGAGGCGCAGAAGATCCAGGCAGTCTTCCTGGAGATGATGCAGTCCAAGGGCAAGATCGAGCCCGACGAGGCCATGGAGGAGGTGCTGGAGGACGCGGTCGCGTTCGTCGGCGTCTCCAAGTACCCGGCTCGTGTGAAGTGTGCTCTGCTGAGCTGGATGGCGTGGAAGGACGCGACCGCCCAGGCTCTGGGCGGCGCGGAGAGGAAGACGGCATGA
- a CDS encoding cysteine desulfurase gives MTQLPGLLDIEAIRKDFPLLDRVVHDGKKIVYLDNAATSQKPRQVLDALNEYYEQHNANVHRGVHVLAEEATALYEGARDKVAAFINAPSRDEVIFTKNASESLNLVANMLGWADEPYRVDRETEIAITEMEHHSNIVPWQLLAQRTGAKLKWFGLTDDGRLDLSNIEEVITEKTKIVSFTLVSNIMGTVNPVEAIVRRAQDVGALVLIDASQAAPHMPLDVQALGADFVAFTGHKMCGPTGIGVLWGRQELLEDLPPFLGGGEMIETVSMHASTYAPAPHKFEAGTPPIAQAVGLGAAVDYLTAIGMDKIAAHEHAITEYAIKRLAEVPDLRIIGPTTAEDRGAAISFVLGDIHPHDVGQVLDEQGIAVRVGHHCARPVCLRYGIPATTRASFYLYSSPAEVDALIDGLEHVRNFFG, from the coding sequence GTGACACAGTTGCCTGGCCTCCTCGACATCGAGGCGATCCGAAAGGACTTCCCCCTTCTGGATCGTGTGGTCCACGACGGGAAGAAGATCGTTTACCTGGACAACGCGGCGACCTCGCAGAAGCCGCGCCAGGTGCTCGACGCGCTGAACGAGTACTACGAGCAGCACAACGCCAACGTCCACCGTGGCGTGCACGTGCTCGCCGAGGAGGCCACGGCGCTGTACGAGGGCGCCCGCGACAAGGTCGCCGCCTTCATCAACGCGCCGAGCCGCGACGAGGTGATCTTCACCAAGAACGCCTCGGAGTCGCTCAACCTGGTCGCGAACATGCTCGGCTGGGCGGACGAGCCCTACCGGGTCGACCGCGAGACCGAGATCGCCATCACGGAGATGGAGCACCACTCCAACATCGTGCCGTGGCAGCTGCTGGCGCAGCGCACCGGCGCGAAGCTGAAGTGGTTCGGCCTCACCGACGACGGCCGGCTCGACCTGTCCAACATCGAAGAGGTCATCACGGAGAAGACGAAGATCGTCTCCTTCACGCTGGTCTCCAACATCATGGGCACGGTCAACCCGGTCGAGGCGATCGTCCGGCGCGCCCAGGACGTCGGCGCCCTCGTGCTGATCGACGCCTCCCAGGCCGCCCCGCACATGCCGCTGGACGTGCAGGCGCTCGGCGCCGACTTCGTGGCCTTCACCGGTCACAAGATGTGCGGCCCGACCGGCATCGGCGTCCTCTGGGGCCGCCAGGAGCTCCTGGAGGACCTGCCTCCGTTCCTCGGCGGCGGCGAGATGATCGAGACCGTGTCGATGCACGCCTCGACCTACGCTCCCGCGCCGCACAAGTTCGAGGCCGGTACGCCCCCGATCGCCCAGGCCGTCGGCCTCGGTGCGGCCGTGGACTACCTGACCGCGATCGGCATGGACAAGATCGCCGCGCACGAGCACGCGATCACCGAGTACGCGATCAAGCGCCTCGCGGAGGTGCCCGACCTGCGGATCATCGGCCCCACCACGGCCGAGGACCGCGGCGCCGCGATCTCCTTCGTCCTGGGTGACATCCACCCGCACGACGTCGGCCAGGTACTCGACGAGCAGGGCATCGCGGTCCGCGTGGGACACCACTGCGCGCGCCCCGTCTGCCTGCGCTACGGAATTCCTGCGACGACGCGAGCGTCTTTCTACCTGTACTCCTCTCCGGCCGAGGTCGACGCGCTGATCGACGGGCTGGAGCACGTACGGAACTTCTTCGGCTGA
- the sufC gene encoding Fe-S cluster assembly ATPase SufC produces the protein MATLEIHDLHVSVEAENGAREILKGVDLTVKQGETHAIMGPNGSGKSTLAYSLAGHPKYTITGGTVTLDGEDVLEMSVDERARAGVFLAMQYPVEVPGVSVSNFLRTSATAIRGEAPKLRTWVKEVKSAMEQLQMDPAFAERNVNEGFSGGEKKRHEILQLELLKPKIAILDETDSGLDVDALRQVSEGVNRVRATGEVGTLLITHYTRILRYIKPDFVHVFSEGRIAESGGAELADKLEAEGYESYSTKGGATA, from the coding sequence ATGGCAACGCTTGAAATCCACGACCTGCACGTCTCCGTCGAGGCCGAGAACGGCGCCCGCGAGATCCTCAAGGGCGTCGACCTCACCGTCAAGCAGGGTGAGACGCACGCCATCATGGGTCCGAACGGCTCCGGCAAGTCCACCCTGGCTTACTCGCTCGCCGGTCACCCGAAGTACACCATCACCGGTGGCACCGTGACCCTCGACGGCGAGGACGTCCTGGAGATGTCCGTCGACGAGCGCGCCCGCGCCGGCGTCTTCCTCGCGATGCAGTACCCGGTCGAGGTCCCCGGTGTCTCGGTCTCCAACTTCCTGCGCACCTCGGCCACCGCGATCCGCGGCGAGGCGCCGAAGCTGCGTACCTGGGTGAAGGAGGTCAAGTCCGCGATGGAGCAGCTCCAGATGGACCCGGCCTTCGCCGAGCGCAACGTCAACGAGGGCTTCTCCGGCGGTGAGAAGAAGCGCCACGAGATCCTGCAGCTGGAGCTCCTGAAGCCGAAGATCGCGATCCTCGACGAGACCGACTCCGGTCTCGACGTCGACGCCCTGCGCCAGGTCTCCGAGGGCGTCAACCGCGTCCGCGCGACCGGCGAGGTCGGCACGCTGCTGATCACGCACTACACGCGGATCCTCCGCTACATCAAGCCCGACTTCGTCCACGTCTTCTCCGAGGGCCGCATCGCCGAGTCCGGCGGCGCCGAGCTCGCCGACAAGCTGGAGGCCGAAGGCTACGAGTCCTACAGCACGAAGGGTGGCGCGACCGCGTGA
- a CDS encoding bifunctional 3-phenylpropionate/cinnamic acid dioxygenase ferredoxin subunit, with translation MNYVKACALSELEENTPKRVELDGTPVSIVSTEGEVFAINDICSHANVSLSEGEVEDCMIECWLHGSAFDLRTGKPSGLPATRPVPVYPVKIEGDDVLVSLTQES, from the coding sequence ATGAATTACGTCAAGGCCTGCGCGCTCAGCGAGCTGGAGGAGAACACCCCGAAGCGGGTGGAACTCGACGGCACGCCGGTGTCCATCGTCTCCACCGAGGGGGAGGTGTTCGCGATCAACGACATCTGCTCGCACGCGAACGTCTCGCTCTCGGAGGGTGAGGTCGAAGACTGCATGATCGAGTGCTGGCTGCACGGGTCGGCCTTCGACCTGCGTACCGGCAAGCCCTCGGGTCTGCCCGCGACGCGCCCCGTACCCGTATACCCCGTAAAGATCGAAGGGGACGACGTGCTCGTCTCCCTCACCCAGGAGTCCTGA
- the sufD gene encoding Fe-S cluster assembly protein SufD — translation MAEAQNIPAGSTTAGAIAVAAESTVATRMSAPPSFDVADFPVPNGREEEWRFTPLARLKGLHDGTAVANGTMKAQIDAPEGVTVESVERGDARIGKAGTPVDRIAAQAFSSFAKATVVTVPKETVLTEPVRVSLHGEGGTTFGHTVFDVQAFAEAVIVIDHTGDGVRAANVDFLVGDGAKLTVVSVQDWDDTAVHCSQHNTLVGRDATFKSVVVTFGGDVVRLHPRISYAGPGGEAELFGLYFTDAGQHQEHRLLVTHDAPHCKSNVVYKGALQGQDAHAVWIGDVLIQKSAEGTDTYEMNRNLVLTDGARVDSVPNLEIETGEIVGAGHASATGRFDDEQLFYLQARGIPADEARRLVVRGFFAELVQQIGVDDIEERLLAKIETELQGSV, via the coding sequence ATGGCTGAGGCTCAGAACATTCCGGCGGGTTCGACCACCGCCGGCGCGATCGCGGTGGCCGCCGAGTCCACCGTCGCCACCCGGATGAGTGCGCCCCCGTCCTTCGACGTGGCGGACTTCCCGGTTCCGAACGGCCGCGAGGAGGAGTGGCGGTTCACGCCGCTCGCCCGCCTCAAGGGCCTGCACGACGGCACCGCGGTCGCCAACGGCACCATGAAGGCCCAGATCGACGCGCCCGAGGGCGTCACGGTCGAGTCGGTGGAGCGCGGCGACGCGCGCATCGGCAAGGCCGGCACCCCGGTGGACCGGATCGCCGCCCAGGCGTTCTCCTCGTTCGCCAAGGCCACGGTCGTCACGGTGCCCAAGGAGACGGTCCTCACCGAGCCGGTGCGCGTGTCGCTGCACGGCGAGGGCGGCACCACCTTCGGTCACACCGTCTTCGACGTGCAGGCTTTCGCCGAGGCCGTCATCGTCATCGACCACACCGGTGACGGCGTGCGCGCCGCCAACGTCGACTTCCTGGTCGGCGACGGCGCCAAGCTCACCGTCGTGTCCGTGCAGGACTGGGACGACACCGCCGTCCACTGCTCCCAGCACAACACCCTTGTCGGCCGCGACGCGACCTTCAAGTCGGTCGTGGTCACCTTCGGCGGCGACGTCGTGCGCCTCCACCCGCGCATCAGCTACGCCGGCCCCGGCGGCGAGGCCGAGCTCTTCGGCCTGTACTTCACGGACGCCGGCCAGCACCAGGAGCACCGCCTCCTGGTCACGCACGACGCCCCGCACTGCAAGTCGAACGTGGTCTACAAGGGCGCGCTCCAGGGCCAGGACGCCCACGCGGTCTGGATCGGTGACGTGCTCATCCAGAAGAGCGCCGAGGGCACCGACACCTACGAGATGAACCGCAACCTCGTCCTCACGGACGGCGCGCGGGTCGACTCGGTCCCGAACCTGGAGATCGAGACCGGTGAGATCGTCGGCGCCGGCCACGCCTCCGCGACCGGCCGCTTCGACGACGAGCAGCTCTTCTACCTGCAGGCCCGTGGCATCCCGGCCGACGAGGCCCGCCGCCTGGTCGTCCGCGGCTTCTTCGCGGAGCTCGTCCAGCAGATCGGTGTCGACGACATCGAGGAGCGTCTGCTCGCCAAGATCGAGACCGAGCTCCAGGGTTCCGTCTGA
- the sufB gene encoding Fe-S cluster assembly protein SufB: MTTEIAHPELDGLGTYEYGWADSDAAGAAAKRGLSEDVVRDISAKKSEPEWMLKLRLKGLKLFDKKPMPNWGSDLSGIDFDNIKYFVRSTEKQAASWEDLPEDIKNTYDKLGIPEAEKQRLVAGVAAQYESEVVYHQIREDLEEQGVIFLDTDTALKEHPELFQEYFGTVIPVGDNKFASLNTAVWSGGSFIYVPKGVKVDIPLQAYFRINTENMGQFERTLIIVDEDAYVHYVEGCTAPIYSSDSLHSAVVEIIVKKGGRCRYTTIQNWSNNVYNLVTKRAVAYEGATMEWIDGNIGSKVTMKYPAVYLMGEHAKGETLSIAFAGEGQHQDAGSKMVHMAPNTSSNIVSKSVARGGGRTSYRGLVEIGEGAHGSKSNVLCDALLVDTISRSDTYPYVDVREDDVSMGHEATVSKVSDDQLFYLMSRGMTEFEAMAMIVRGFVEPIARELPMEYALELNRLIELQMEGSVG; this comes from the coding sequence ATGACCACGGAGATCGCTCACCCTGAGCTCGATGGCCTGGGCACTTACGAATACGGCTGGGCCGACTCCGACGCGGCCGGTGCCGCTGCCAAGCGGGGTCTGTCCGAAGATGTCGTCCGCGACATCTCGGCGAAGAAGTCCGAGCCGGAGTGGATGCTCAAGCTCCGCCTCAAGGGCCTGAAGCTTTTCGACAAGAAGCCCATGCCGAACTGGGGTTCCGACCTCTCGGGCATCGACTTCGACAACATCAAGTACTTCGTGCGTTCCACCGAGAAGCAGGCCGCTTCGTGGGAGGACCTGCCCGAGGACATCAAGAACACGTACGACAAGCTCGGCATCCCGGAGGCGGAGAAGCAGCGCCTCGTCGCCGGTGTCGCGGCCCAGTACGAGTCCGAGGTCGTCTACCACCAGATCCGTGAGGACCTGGAGGAGCAGGGCGTCATCTTCCTCGACACGGACACCGCGCTCAAGGAGCACCCGGAGCTCTTCCAGGAGTACTTCGGCACGGTCATCCCGGTCGGCGACAACAAGTTCGCGTCGCTGAACACCGCGGTGTGGTCCGGCGGCTCCTTCATCTACGTCCCCAAGGGCGTGAAGGTCGACATCCCGCTCCAGGCCTACTTCCGTATCAACACGGAGAACATGGGCCAGTTCGAGCGGACGCTGATCATCGTCGACGAGGACGCCTACGTCCACTACGTCGAGGGCTGCACCGCCCCGATCTACTCCTCGGACTCGCTGCACAGCGCCGTGGTCGAGATCATCGTCAAGAAGGGCGGCCGCTGCCGCTACACGACGATCCAGAACTGGTCGAACAACGTCTACAACCTGGTCACCAAGCGCGCCGTGGCGTACGAGGGCGCGACCATGGAGTGGATCGACGGCAACATCGGTTCCAAGGTCACCATGAAGTACCCGGCCGTCTACCTGATGGGCGAGCACGCCAAGGGCGAGACCCTGTCCATCGCCTTCGCCGGCGAGGGCCAGCACCAGGACGCCGGTTCCAAGATGGTCCACATGGCGCCGAACACCTCCTCGAACATCGTCTCCAAGTCGGTGGCCCGGGGCGGCGGCCGCACCTCCTACCGAGGCCTGGTCGAGATCGGCGAGGGAGCCCACGGCTCCAAGTCCAACGTGCTGTGCGACGCGCTCCTCGTCGACACCATCTCCCGGTCGGACACGTACCCCTACGTGGACGTCCGCGAGGACGACGTCTCCATGGGCCACGAGGCCACGGTCTCCAAGGTCTCCGACGACCAGCTCTTCTACCTGATGAGCCGCGGTATGACGGAGTTCGAGGCGATGGCCATGATCGTGCGCGGCTTCGTCGAGCCCATCGCGCGTGAGCTGCCCATGGAGTACGCACTGGAGCTGAACCGGCTGATCGAGCTGCAGATGGAGGGATCGGTCGGCTGA
- a CDS encoding helix-turn-helix transcriptional regulator has translation MKYGERQIDTPQGELGTGERSTRNRVARSILDHGPSTVADLAQRLGLTQAAVRRHLDTLVTDDVVEPREQRVYGARTRGRPAKVFALTDCGRDAFDQSYDTLAADALRWIAQSVGGGEQGEVAVAAFARSRMEAQARAYKEAVEAAAPQERTEALARALTVDGYAATAKSAPGPHSGEQLCQHHCPVAHVAEQFPQLCEAETEVFSRLLGTHVQRLATIAHGDGVCTTFIPRGASTTQTDTSVSASTAGRNPA, from the coding sequence GTGAAATACGGCGAACGGCAGATCGACACCCCTCAGGGGGAGCTCGGCACCGGGGAGCGGTCAACCCGCAACCGCGTGGCGCGCTCGATCCTGGACCACGGTCCGTCCACCGTCGCCGACCTCGCCCAGCGCCTCGGCCTCACCCAGGCCGCCGTCCGCCGCCACCTCGACACGCTCGTCACCGACGACGTGGTCGAACCCCGTGAGCAGCGTGTGTACGGTGCGCGCACCCGGGGTCGGCCCGCCAAGGTCTTCGCGCTCACCGACTGCGGCCGCGACGCCTTCGACCAGTCCTACGACACGCTCGCCGCGGACGCCCTGCGCTGGATCGCGCAGTCGGTCGGCGGCGGCGAGCAGGGCGAGGTGGCCGTCGCCGCCTTCGCCAGATCGCGGATGGAAGCGCAGGCGCGGGCCTACAAGGAGGCCGTCGAGGCCGCCGCCCCGCAGGAGCGCACGGAGGCCCTTGCCAGGGCGTTGACCGTGGACGGGTACGCTGCTACGGCGAAGAGCGCTCCCGGTCCGCACAGCGGTGAACAGCTCTGCCAGCACCACTGCCCGGTCGCGCACGTCGCCGAGCAGTTCCCGCAGCTCTGCGAGGCGGAGACCGAGGTCTTCTCCCGTCTGCTGGGGACCCATGTGCAGCGCCTCGCCACGATCGCCCATGGCGACGGGGTGTGCACGACGTTCATTCCGCGCGGCGCGAGCACCACACAGACCGACACATCAGTATCTGCAAGTACGGCCGGGAGGAACCCCGCATGA
- a CDS encoding ABC transporter ATP-binding protein, with translation MSNDPAVEIRGLVKRYGTKTAVDGLDLTVRSGSVTAVLGPNGAGKTTTVETCEGYLRPDAGTVRVLGLDPVARAEALRPRIGVMLQSGGVYSGARAVEMLRHMARLHADPLDVDTLVERLGLGGCGRTPYRRLSGGQQQRLALAMAVVGRPELVFLDEPTAGLDPQARRATWDLVRELRTDGVTVVLTTHHMDEAEQLADEVAIVDAGKVIVHGSPEQLCRGGAENTLRFTGRPSLDLASLLKALPDGTEAAELTPGTYRVTGDVHPQLLATVASWCAQHGVMPSSLTVERHTLEDVFLELTGKELRA, from the coding sequence ATGAGCAACGACCCCGCCGTGGAGATCCGCGGACTGGTGAAGCGGTACGGCACCAAGACCGCGGTGGACGGCCTGGACCTCACCGTCCGGAGCGGCTCCGTCACCGCGGTCCTCGGTCCCAACGGCGCGGGCAAGACGACCACGGTGGAGACCTGCGAGGGCTACCTCCGCCCCGACGCCGGCACCGTCCGCGTCCTCGGCCTCGACCCGGTCGCCCGGGCCGAGGCCCTGCGCCCGCGGATCGGCGTGATGCTGCAGTCCGGCGGCGTCTACTCCGGAGCCCGCGCCGTCGAGATGCTCCGCCACATGGCCAGGCTCCACGCCGACCCGCTCGACGTCGACACCCTGGTGGAACGCCTCGGACTCGGCGGCTGCGGCCGCACCCCCTACCGCCGGCTCTCCGGTGGCCAGCAGCAGCGCCTGGCCCTGGCCATGGCCGTGGTGGGCCGCCCCGAGCTGGTCTTCCTCGACGAACCGACCGCCGGCCTGGACCCGCAGGCCCGCCGCGCGACCTGGGACCTCGTACGGGAGCTGCGCACCGACGGGGTGACCGTCGTCCTCACCACCCACCACATGGACGAGGCCGAGCAGCTCGCCGACGAGGTCGCCATCGTGGACGCGGGCAAGGTCATCGTCCACGGCAGCCCCGAGCAGCTGTGCCGCGGCGGCGCCGAGAACACCCTGCGCTTCACCGGCCGCCCCTCCCTCGACCTCGCCTCCCTCCTGAAGGCGCTGCCCGACGGCACCGAGGCCGCCGAGCTCACCCCGGGCACCTACCGGGTCACCGGCGACGTCCACCCGCAGCTGCTGGCCACCGTCGCCTCCTGGTGCGCGCAGCACGGCGTGATGCCGAGCAGCCTCACGGTGGAGCGGCACACCCTCGAGGACGTCTTCCTCGAACTGACAGGCAAGGAGCTGCGCGCATGA
- a CDS encoding ABC transporter permease — MSAGTFTPRPGAAPVSRMILAQTALETRMLLRNGEQLLLTVIIPALLLTLFSAVDIVTVPIREGGGEKSVDFLAPGILALAVMSTAFTGQAIATGFDRRYGVLKRLGASPLPRWALMAAKTLSVLITEVLQIVLLTVIALALGWSPQGDPLSVAALILLGTAAFSGLGLLMAGTLKAEMTLAGANLVFLLLLVGGGVIVPLEKFPDAVQSVLGLLPISALSDGLREVLQHGASLPWGDAAVLAGWAVLGLGAAARLFRWE, encoded by the coding sequence ATGAGCGCCGGTACGTTCACCCCCCGCCCGGGGGCCGCGCCCGTGTCCCGCATGATCCTCGCGCAGACGGCACTGGAGACCCGGATGCTGCTGCGCAACGGGGAGCAGCTGCTGCTGACCGTGATCATCCCGGCGCTGCTGCTGACCCTCTTCTCGGCGGTCGACATCGTCACTGTGCCCATTCGAGAGGGGGGCGGCGAGAAGTCGGTGGACTTCCTCGCGCCCGGGATCCTGGCGCTCGCCGTGATGTCCACCGCCTTCACCGGCCAGGCCATCGCCACCGGCTTCGACCGCCGCTACGGGGTCCTCAAGCGGCTCGGGGCCTCCCCGCTGCCGCGCTGGGCCCTGATGGCCGCCAAGACCCTGTCGGTGCTGATCACCGAGGTGCTGCAGATCGTCCTGCTGACGGTGATCGCCCTGGCCCTGGGCTGGTCCCCGCAGGGCGACCCGCTGTCGGTGGCCGCGCTGATCCTGCTGGGCACCGCCGCCTTCTCGGGCCTCGGACTGCTGATGGCGGGCACCCTCAAGGCCGAGATGACCCTGGCCGGAGCCAACCTGGTCTTCCTGCTGCTGCTGGTCGGCGGCGGGGTGATCGTGCCGCTGGAGAAGTTCCCGGACGCCGTGCAGTCGGTACTGGGGCTGCTGCCGATCTCGGCCCTGTCCGACGGGCTGCGCGAGGTGCTCCAGCACGGGGCTTCGCTCCCGTGGGGCGACGCGGCCGTCCTGGCGGGCTGGGCCGTACTCGGTCTGGGCGCCGCCGCGCGGCTCTTCCGCTGGGAATGA
- a CDS encoding COX15/CtaA family protein, whose product MWGVLNPLAHIASRWTPPPRIVQRAALAALVMSVAIVVTGGAVRLTGSGLGCDTWPKCTDDSLIVTQEQGFHGAIEFGNRMLTYVLSAAVGWAIIAARSAKPWRHSLTKLGWVQFFTVMANAVLGGITVLTGLNPYSVAGHFLLATALITVTTVTWQRTREGDGAPRPRVPGPVRKLSWALLATTLVLIAAGTVVTGSGPHAGDSSEIKRMPFDWDTTVHVHAAAAWLVCTLGIALWLVLRVVDAPADTRARARDLLIVLLAQGAIGYVQYATQVPEVLVAAHMLGSCLVWIAVVRIALSLHERPAEQAEIPAQNDPQLSAA is encoded by the coding sequence ATATGGGGCGTGTTGAACCCCCTCGCCCACATCGCCAGCCGCTGGACCCCGCCACCCCGGATCGTCCAGCGGGCCGCACTCGCCGCGCTCGTCATGAGCGTGGCCATCGTCGTCACCGGCGGCGCGGTACGGCTGACCGGATCCGGCCTCGGCTGCGACACCTGGCCCAAGTGCACCGACGACAGCCTGATCGTGACGCAGGAGCAGGGCTTCCACGGCGCCATCGAATTCGGCAACCGGATGCTGACCTACGTGCTCAGCGCGGCCGTCGGCTGGGCGATCATCGCCGCCCGCTCGGCCAAGCCTTGGCGGCACTCCCTGACGAAGCTCGGCTGGGTGCAGTTCTTCACCGTGATGGCCAACGCCGTACTGGGCGGCATCACCGTCCTGACCGGGCTCAACCCGTACAGCGTGGCCGGGCACTTCCTCCTCGCCACCGCGCTGATCACGGTGACGACGGTCACCTGGCAGCGCACCCGCGAGGGCGACGGCGCCCCCCGGCCGCGCGTGCCCGGCCCGGTGCGCAAGCTGTCGTGGGCGCTGCTCGCGACCACCCTCGTCCTGATCGCGGCGGGCACCGTCGTGACCGGCTCCGGTCCGCACGCCGGCGACAGCAGCGAGATCAAGCGCATGCCCTTCGACTGGGACACCACCGTCCACGTGCACGCCGCTGCCGCCTGGCTGGTGTGCACGCTCGGCATCGCGCTGTGGCTGGTCCTGCGCGTCGTGGACGCTCCCGCCGACACCCGTGCCCGCGCCCGCGACCTGCTGATCGTGCTGCTCGCCCAGGGCGCGATCGGCTACGTGCAGTACGCCACCCAGGTCCCCGAGGTCCTGGTCGCCGCCCACATGCTCGGCTCCTGCCTGGTGTGGATCGCCGTGGTCCGGATCGCGCTGAGCCTGCACGAGCGGCCGGCCGAGCAGGCGGAGATCCCCGCCCAGAACGACCCGCAGCTCTCCGCCGCCTAG